A stretch of DNA from Cupriavidus taiwanensis:
CGACCAGCCACGAGCTGTCGTCGCGGCGCACGATCTGCTCGTCTTCGCTGGAGTAGAGGATGTCGCCCATCAGCGCGCCGACGATGTCGTCCAGCGTAACGATGCCCACCACCAGCCCGTACTCGTTCATGACCACGGCAAAGCTCTGGTGCATCTCGCGGAAGCGCGTCAGCGCCTCGGACAGGGTCAGCGTGTCGGGGATCACCAGCACGTTCTTGTCGTGGTGGCGGCCGATATTGCCCATCACCGCGGCGCTTTCATCGGCCAGCAGCAGCTGCAGGATGTCCTTGGAATCGATATAGCCCTGCACGTCGTCGAGATCGTGCCCGCACACCGGGTATTGCGCGTGCGGCTGGTTGACCAGCTTGCGGCGCACGCTGTCGGCGGGCTCGTCCAGGCTCAGGTAGACCACTTCGTCGCGCGGCGTCATGATCGCGGTGATGCCCTTGAAGTCGAGCTCGAACACGTTCTCGATCAGGTGCAGCTCATGCTTGTGCAGCACGCCGGCCTCGGCGCCCGCGTCGACCATCGCGGCGATGTCCTCGGTGGTGATCTGGTCGACCGGCTTGGTCGGCAGCCGCAGCAGCCGCAGCATGGCATCGGCTGCGGCGTTGAAGATCCACACCAGCGGCCTGAGCACGCGCAGCAGCGTCAGCATCGGGTCGATCACCGCCAGCGCGCAGGCCTCGGGAAAGGTCATGGCGATGCGCTTGGGAATCAGGTCGGCAAACTGGATGAACAGCAGCGTCACGATCAGGAACGAGCCGATATTGGCGACGCGCTGCGCATGCACCACCTGCATGTAGGGCGACAGCGTTTCCAGCAGCAGGTCGGACACATGCTTCTCGCCCAGGATACCGGCCAGGATGGCGACGCTGTTGACGCCGATCTGCACGATGGTGAAGAAGTTGCCGGGCTCCTC
This window harbors:
- a CDS encoding hemolysin family protein — its product is MFVLTLILLVLVSAFFSISEIALTAARRTKLQVLSERGDGRATRVLLLKEEPGNFFTIVQIGVNSVAILAGILGEKHVSDLLLETLSPYMQVVHAQRVANIGSFLIVTLLFIQFADLIPKRIAMTFPEACALAVIDPMLTLLRVLRPLVWIFNAAADAMLRLLRLPTKPVDQITTEDIAAMVDAGAEAGVLHKHELHLIENVFELDFKGITAIMTPRDEVVYLSLDEPADSVRRKLVNQPHAQYPVCGHDLDDVQGYIDSKDILQLLLADESAAVMGNIGRHHDKNVLVIPDTLTLSEALTRFREMHQSFAVVMNEYGLVVGIVTLDDIVGALMGDILYSSEDEQIVRRDDSSWLVDGLTPLVDLKKALELDTLPGEDYVDTAAGLVIYALKRIPKKSESITVAGHRFEVLDIDHHKIDQLLVSRLPPAPEAGAAATTA